From the Halalkalicoccus sp. CGA53 genome, one window contains:
- a CDS encoding DUF255 domain-containing protein: protein MDDASGHVEWREWGEEAFAEARERDAPILLSLVAHWCAECREMDERTYGDPSLAAHVGDSFVPIRVDVDERPRVRDRYNVGGFPSTVFLTPGGEVLTGATYLGPDGFRSAVESVRDVWSERGEDAGRVPRALGGGDPPRGEVGPEIEAHALAAVREHFDAENAGWGSGAKFPLPRTVEFALAREPELATATLDAVTAALLDEYDGGVHRYAATPTWGEVATEKLLDTNAGVLRAFSNAYLVTGEERFRERAVRIVEFLATTLWTGEAFAASQAPDAAYYLGSATDREGSETPLVDPAIYAGANALAVDALCTYVATTDDDRVRRYAERSLSHLLAELVEGGVVSHCEGGERGLLEDQGRVLRATATAFSVLGDREALEVGREIADWTVETLFEDGAFVDGRPIGEGLLDRPLKPIDTTVEVADALCDLSLLADEARYGEVAREAIGAFAGASDRLGAELAGYGAVGARLCTDPLVIRVGEPGSDLHRAALRMADHEKVVVPDPEVAGALAERGQDRLDPVGTPADLESCVVRLLE from the coding sequence GGAGGCGCGCGAGCGAGACGCCCCGATCCTGCTCTCGCTGGTCGCCCACTGGTGTGCCGAGTGCCGGGAGATGGACGAGCGGACCTACGGCGACCCGAGCCTCGCCGCCCACGTCGGTGACTCGTTCGTCCCGATCAGAGTCGACGTCGACGAGCGCCCGCGGGTCAGGGACCGCTACAACGTCGGCGGCTTCCCCTCGACCGTGTTCCTCACCCCGGGTGGGGAGGTGCTCACCGGCGCGACCTACCTCGGTCCCGACGGCTTCCGGAGCGCGGTCGAGAGCGTTCGCGACGTCTGGAGCGAGCGCGGCGAGGACGCGGGGCGAGTCCCCCGAGCGCTCGGAGGGGGCGACCCCCCGAGAGGGGAGGTCGGTCCCGAGATCGAGGCCCACGCGCTCGCAGCGGTCCGCGAGCACTTCGACGCCGAGAACGCCGGCTGGGGGTCGGGCGCGAAGTTCCCCCTCCCCCGGACCGTCGAGTTCGCGCTCGCCCGCGAACCGGAGCTGGCGACGGCGACGCTCGACGCGGTGACGGCCGCGCTGCTCGACGAGTACGACGGCGGCGTCCACCGGTACGCCGCGACGCCGACCTGGGGAGAGGTCGCCACGGAGAAGCTCCTCGATACGAACGCGGGCGTCCTCCGCGCGTTCTCGAACGCCTACCTCGTCACCGGCGAGGAGCGCTTTCGCGAGCGAGCGGTGAGGATCGTCGAGTTCCTCGCGACGACGCTCTGGACCGGCGAGGCGTTCGCGGCGAGCCAGGCGCCCGACGCGGCCTACTACCTCGGATCCGCGACCGACCGCGAGGGTTCGGAGACGCCGCTGGTCGATCCCGCTATCTACGCCGGGGCGAACGCGCTCGCGGTCGACGCGCTCTGTACCTATGTCGCGACGACCGACGACGACCGGGTGAGGCGGTACGCCGAGCGGTCCCTCTCACACCTCCTCGCCGAACTCGTCGAGGGTGGCGTCGTCTCACACTGCGAGGGAGGCGAGCGAGGGCTACTCGAGGACCAGGGTCGGGTACTCCGGGCGACGGCGACCGCGTTCTCGGTGCTCGGCGACCGGGAGGCGCTCGAGGTCGGTCGAGAGATCGCGGACTGGACGGTCGAGACGCTCTTCGAGGACGGCGCGTTCGTCGACGGCCGACCGATCGGTGAGGGGTTGCTCGACCGACCCCTGAAACCGATCGACACCACCGTCGAGGTGGCCGACGCGCTCTGTGATCTGTCGCTGCTCGCCGACGAGGCCCGCTATGGCGAGGTCGCTCGGGAGGCGATCGGGGCCTTCGCCGGAGCGAGCGACCGACTGGGTGCCGAACTCGCGGGCTACGGAGCGGTCGGCGCCCGGCTCTGTACCGATCCGCTGGTGATCCGGGTCGGGGAGCCGGGAAGCGACCTCCACCGGGCGGCACTCCGGATGGCCGACCACGAGAAGGTGGTCGTCCCGGACCCCGAAGTAGCGGGTGCGCTCGCCGAACGCGGCCAGGATCGCCTCGACCCGGTCGGGACGCCTGCTGACCTGGAGTCGTGTGTCGTCCGACTGCTGGAGTGA
- a CDS encoding TrmB family transcriptional regulator yields the protein MASLRDLGLSEYEARVYRTLLSTGPTTAKELSRTSEVPMGRIYDVLNGLEGQSLVRSQTASRPKKYMAVEPGTALSRLLDDKRRELEQTIGQYEEIVDELEGELESAEPVEEQFWTAAVGEAETIDLLLERLSAADERIVMIAAGTSPQFDLGEVGDDVTEKLEEAVERGVDVSVLMTRGLVDSLPESVGERYRERLSGHPHFAVRTTDELDGTFNIVDDGEVVIQVANPLRPGEVFAMIDLKDPEFAADVHEEFAPRWEEADPLSF from the coding sequence ATGGCCAGCCTCAGAGACCTCGGTCTCTCGGAGTACGAGGCACGCGTCTACCGGACGCTGCTCTCGACCGGGCCGACAACCGCCAAGGAGTTGTCTCGCACGAGCGAAGTGCCGATGGGGCGGATCTACGACGTGCTCAACGGGCTCGAGGGACAGAGCCTCGTCCGCAGTCAGACCGCGAGCCGGCCGAAGAAGTACATGGCCGTCGAGCCGGGGACGGCGCTCTCGCGACTGCTCGACGACAAACGCCGCGAGCTGGAGCAGACGATCGGCCAGTACGAGGAGATCGTCGACGAACTCGAGGGCGAACTCGAGTCCGCCGAACCCGTCGAGGAGCAGTTCTGGACCGCGGCGGTGGGCGAGGCGGAGACGATCGACCTGCTGCTCGAACGGCTCTCGGCCGCCGACGAGCGGATCGTGATGATCGCCGCGGGGACCAGCCCGCAGTTCGACCTCGGCGAGGTCGGCGACGACGTGACGGAGAAGCTCGAGGAGGCGGTCGAGCGCGGCGTCGACGTCTCGGTGCTGATGACGCGGGGACTGGTCGATTCGCTCCCAGAGAGCGTCGGCGAGCGGTATCGCGAGCGCCTCTCGGGACACCCGCACTTTGCGGTCAGGACCACCGACGAACTCGACGGGACGTTCAACATCGTCGACGACGGCGAGGTCGTCATCCAGGTGGCGAACCCGCTCCGGCCGGGCGAGGTGTTCGCGATGATCGACCTCAAAGACCCCGAGTTCGCCGCCGACGTCCACGAGGAGTTCGCCCCGCGCTGGGAGGAAGCCGACCCGCTCTCGTTCTAG
- the mptA gene encoding GTP cyclohydrolase MptA: protein MSRQLPDVQADRPEVTVGLSQVGVTGVEKLVKLARADDRPIVLMAEFEVFVDLPSWRKGADMSRNMEVVNEVLEDTVREETYRVEDVCGDAAERLLAKHDYTTQAEVRMEAEFMTRDETPATGRETQGTVDIIAGAVATPDGTRERIGTRVTGMTVCPCSQGMSAVRARDTLVDLDVDDGTIEAFLDSVPQPGHSQRGHATLVVESEGAPEVDLIELIDVARSSMSARIYNLAKRPDEDHMTFESHSNAKFVEDCVRSMAKGVVREFPDLPDDAVVTMKQSNDESIHQHNAHAERVAEFGTLRAEMNGSGMPADDD, encoded by the coding sequence ATGAGCCGACAACTGCCGGACGTACAGGCCGACCGACCGGAGGTCACGGTCGGTCTGAGCCAGGTCGGGGTCACGGGCGTCGAGAAGCTCGTGAAGCTCGCCCGCGCCGACGACCGCCCGATCGTGCTGATGGCGGAGTTCGAGGTCTTCGTCGACCTGCCGAGCTGGCGCAAGGGCGCCGACATGAGCCGGAACATGGAGGTCGTAAACGAGGTCCTAGAGGACACCGTACGGGAGGAGACCTACCGCGTCGAGGACGTCTGTGGCGACGCCGCCGAACGCCTGCTCGCGAAACACGACTACACCACCCAGGCGGAAGTCCGCATGGAGGCGGAGTTCATGACCCGCGACGAGACCCCGGCGACCGGCCGCGAGACCCAGGGCACCGTCGACATCATCGCGGGTGCGGTCGCGACGCCCGATGGCACCAGAGAGCGCATCGGCACCCGCGTCACCGGGATGACCGTCTGTCCCTGTTCACAGGGAATGTCCGCGGTGCGTGCCCGCGACACGCTCGTCGACCTCGACGTCGACGACGGGACGATCGAGGCGTTTCTCGACAGCGTCCCCCAACCGGGCCACTCCCAGCGCGGGCACGCGACGCTCGTCGTCGAGAGCGAGGGCGCACCCGAGGTGGACCTGATCGAGCTGATCGACGTCGCCCGCTCGTCGATGAGCGCGCGGATCTACAACCTCGCGAAGCGCCCGGACGAGGACCACATGACCTTCGAGAGTCACTCGAACGCGAAGTTCGTCGAGGACTGCGTGCGCTCGATGGCGAAGGGCGTCGTCCGGGAGTTCCCCGACCTGCCCGACGACGCGGTCGTGACGATGAAGCAGTCGAACGACGAGTCGATCCACCAGCACAACGCCCACGCCGAGCGAGTCGCGGAGTTCGGCACCCTCCGAGCGGAGATGAACGGCTCGGGGATGCCGGCGGACGACGACTAG
- a CDS encoding NAD(+)/NADH kinase, which translates to MDVGIVAKRENPRAAYLAEELRGTLEREGATVRIDEATAAALDDEGVPPEAMRGTDLVVSIGGDGTFLFTARAVGDTPILGVNLGEVGFLNAVAPDEALSAVRAAFDHHEETGEVRSRAVSRLQAVGPGWSLPPALNEITICGPQRGTGGGLSVEVRVDGSLYTGGHADGVLLATPTGSTAYNLSEGGPLVHPDLDGVLITEMCARESMPPLMIPAGREITVRVDDAEAAYAIADGRRRRRVEPPERIRISCADEPVCMAGPEVDFFEALSKLD; encoded by the coding sequence ATGGACGTCGGGATCGTCGCCAAACGGGAGAACCCGCGGGCGGCCTACCTCGCCGAGGAGCTCCGAGGAACGCTCGAACGCGAGGGGGCGACGGTCCGTATCGACGAGGCGACGGCGGCCGCCCTCGACGACGAGGGCGTTCCCCCCGAGGCGATGCGCGGCACCGACCTCGTGGTCTCGATCGGCGGCGACGGCACCTTCCTCTTCACCGCGAGGGCGGTCGGTGACACGCCGATCCTCGGGGTGAACCTGGGGGAGGTCGGCTTCCTGAACGCCGTCGCACCGGACGAGGCGCTTTCGGCCGTGCGGGCCGCGTTCGACCACCACGAGGAGACCGGCGAGGTCCGTTCGCGGGCGGTCTCGCGGCTCCAGGCGGTGGGTCCGGGCTGGTCGCTCCCACCTGCACTGAACGAGATCACGATCTGCGGACCACAGCGTGGCACCGGCGGGGGGCTCTCGGTCGAGGTTCGCGTCGACGGCTCGCTCTACACCGGCGGCCACGCCGACGGTGTGTTGCTCGCCACGCCGACCGGATCGACGGCGTACAACCTGAGCGAGGGTGGCCCGCTCGTCCACCCCGACCTCGACGGGGTTCTGATCACGGAGATGTGTGCCCGGGAGTCGATGCCGCCGCTGATGATCCCCGCGGGCAGGGAGATCACGGTCCGGGTGGACGACGCCGAGGCGGCGTACGCGATCGCCGACGGCCGGAGACGCAGGCGGGTCGAGCCACCCGAACGGATACGGATCTCGTGTGCCGACGAGCCGGTCTGCATGGCGGGCCCGGAGGTAGACTTCTTCGAGGCGCTCTCGAAGCTAGACTGA
- a CDS encoding ATPase domain-containing protein, translating to MVRGDPGAGKSLLGLHFPIEGFESEETVLYINLEETEANIRQSARSFGFDIEGVDFLDLSPESEFFVRDLSYDVFRPDEVEQGTITATIADRVEALSPDRVVVDPLTQLRYLTPDDYQFRKQVLAFMRFLHDQGTTVLFTSQDIEPDPDDDLQFMSDGTITLENTRDGRFVEVTKFRGSDFEGGEHSLRIHRGGMTVYPDLIPRQHRREFVSEKVPSGVPEFDELLHGGIERGTVTIITGPTGVGKTTTGVQFMKEAAGRGERSVVYSFEEAEDTLVHRCGAINVSVREMLESETLAIEEIEPLQLSADEFAHMVREEVENRDARIVMIDGIAGYRLSVRGERGELNRELHKLGKYLKNRGVTVVLVNESTSIAGDHGEAITTVRMNLATGPDGPLTDPYTHPITFVRADFQAAATASGSSRRRRPLSRSSFGVGGPSSVLV from the coding sequence ATGGTCCGGGGCGACCCGGGGGCCGGAAAGAGCCTCCTCGGACTTCACTTCCCCATCGAGGGCTTCGAGTCGGAGGAGACGGTGCTCTACATCAACCTGGAGGAGACGGAGGCGAACATCCGCCAGAGCGCACGCTCGTTCGGCTTCGACATCGAGGGCGTCGATTTCCTCGATCTGAGCCCCGAGTCGGAGTTCTTCGTACGGGACCTCTCGTACGACGTCTTCCGCCCGGACGAGGTCGAACAGGGGACGATCACGGCGACGATCGCGGACCGGGTGGAGGCGCTCTCGCCCGACAGGGTGGTCGTCGACCCGCTGACCCAGCTGCGGTATCTCACCCCCGACGACTACCAGTTCAGGAAGCAGGTGCTCGCGTTCATGCGCTTTCTCCACGACCAGGGCACGACGGTGCTCTTCACCTCCCAGGACATCGAACCCGACCCCGACGACGACCTGCAGTTCATGAGCGACGGCACGATTACCCTGGAGAACACGCGAGACGGCCGGTTCGTGGAGGTGACGAAGTTCAGGGGCTCTGACTTCGAGGGCGGCGAACACTCGCTTCGGATCCACCGCGGCGGGATGACGGTCTACCCCGACCTGATCCCGCGCCAGCACCGACGTGAGTTCGTCTCGGAGAAGGTCCCCTCCGGAGTGCCCGAATTCGACGAGCTCCTCCACGGCGGGATCGAACGTGGGACCGTGACGATCATCACCGGCCCGACCGGCGTCGGAAAGACGACGACGGGGGTGCAGTTCATGAAGGAGGCGGCGGGTCGTGGCGAGCGGTCGGTCGTTTACTCGTTCGAGGAGGCAGAGGACACGCTCGTCCACCGGTGTGGGGCGATCAACGTGTCGGTGCGCGAGATGCTCGAGAGCGAGACCCTCGCGATCGAGGAGATCGAACCGCTGCAGCTGTCGGCCGACGAGTTCGCGCACATGGTGCGAGAGGAGGTCGAGAACAGGGACGCGCGGATCGTGATGATCGACGGGATCGCCGGCTACCGGCTCTCGGTTCGCGGCGAGCGGGGGGAGCTGAACCGCGAACTCCACAAGCTCGGGAAGTATCTGAAGAACAGGGGGGTGACCGTCGTCCTCGTCAACGAGTCGACGAGCATCGCCGGCGATCACGGGGAAGCGATTACAACCGTCCGTATGAACCTCGCGACCGGTCCGGACGGACCTCTTACGGACCCCTACACACACCCGATCACGTTCGTACGAGCGGACTTCCAGGCCGCAGCGACGGCCTCCGGGTCGTCCCGTCGGCGTCGGCCCCTCTCGAGAAGCTCCTTTGGGGTGGGTGGGCCGTCGTCCGTTCTCGTGTGA
- a CDS encoding DegT/DnrJ/EryC1/StrS family aminotransferase: MSSRGVPDHVGSAAETIEPAPNRELGSIEPEVDRPERTTRTGLFPFYAAHGVGRIALYGHEARALTDALRALESIYEGETVLLPSLTPGTLAEAVRVAGLVPRFYPLTDDLRPTEEVAEWFDETVLAAVIAHPFGRLQPDESIDSFADRCVDHGAGLIEDATRAALSTHDGDAVGLTGDVGLLAFSPFFRVPNGAALVPGAGIRSEALRNASVEHRFTSDDVRYSLSTVFRATAAAPVVSSLSRTLSPVRSHPRETERAPAYASTDVAMSKLSRMLLDHVDPEWCVGARRANATAWRWHLADVEGVSPLFDASTRGCCPSALPVIVENGRAAGRLREAWPRLVPAVLEGDAYETERALAARTRLLPVDQSIDPETVEAVGRTWFGER, translated from the coding sequence ATGAGCAGCCGGGGGGTCCCCGACCACGTCGGCTCGGCAGCCGAGACGATCGAGCCGGCCCCGAACAGGGAACTCGGGTCGATCGAACCCGAGGTCGATCGACCGGAACGGACGACCCGTACCGGGCTGTTCCCGTTCTACGCTGCACACGGCGTCGGCCGGATCGCGCTCTACGGCCACGAGGCGCGAGCGCTCACCGACGCACTCCGCGCGCTCGAATCGATCTACGAGGGGGAGACGGTGTTGCTCCCCTCGCTCACGCCGGGGACCCTCGCGGAGGCGGTACGGGTAGCCGGACTCGTCCCCCGGTTCTACCCGCTCACCGACGACCTCCGTCCCACCGAGGAGGTCGCCGAGTGGTTCGACGAGACCGTGCTCGCGGCCGTCATCGCCCACCCGTTCGGCCGCCTCCAGCCCGATGAGTCGATCGACTCGTTCGCCGACCGCTGTGTCGACCACGGCGCGGGCCTGATCGAGGACGCCACTCGAGCGGCGCTGAGCACGCACGACGGAGACGCTGTCGGGCTCACCGGCGACGTCGGCCTGCTCGCGTTCTCCCCGTTCTTCCGGGTGCCGAACGGTGCTGCGCTCGTACCCGGAGCGGGGATACGGAGCGAGGCGCTCCGAAACGCGTCGGTCGAGCATCGGTTCACGAGCGACGACGTTCGCTATAGCCTCTCGACGGTGTTTCGCGCGACCGCCGCGGCCCCCGTCGTCTCGTCGCTCTCACGGACGCTCTCCCCGGTACGGTCACACCCGCGGGAAACGGAGCGGGCACCGGCGTACGCGTCGACCGACGTGGCGATGTCGAAGCTCTCCCGGATGCTGCTCGATCACGTCGATCCCGAGTGGTGTGTCGGCGCCCGGCGAGCGAACGCGACGGCGTGGCGCTGGCACCTGGCGGACGTCGAGGGCGTCTCTCCCCTCTTCGACGCCTCTACACGGGGGTGTTGTCCCTCTGCCCTTCCGGTGATCGTCGAGAACGGGAGGGCCGCCGGTCGCCTCCGCGAGGCCTGGCCGAGGCTCGTCCCGGCGGTCCTGGAGGGAGATGCCTACGAGACCGAACGGGCGCTCGCCGCACGGACGCGACTCCTCCCCGTCGACCAGTCGATCGACCCGGAGACGGTCGAGGCGGTCGGACGGACCTGGTTCGGCGAGCGGTGA
- a CDS encoding alkaline phosphatase family protein — protein MNASLRALIVEIDGASPQLLDPMLDRGLLPTLSSLAETGASGPLRSQVPLHGTSAWSSLHTGTNPGKHGVFGPFVYEGYDWVHTDVNAPREPALWEILAYHGLSSTVVNVPFATSGESVAAVPAACPPASSVDEDLSAVREAIGEYRLSPEPGVEGAERALVDQRLAAFSHLLDVAAPDVGIVRFESPGRVNRGDADREQLYRAIDAGLGDLLERVDADLVVVASAYGLAQSCGHELRVNEFLHRRGYLESGPCRGKPATPTEAECVAEPIGSGPIDRVIGGTRRVLPRALLGRGSRSVDLAGSTAYLRSPVEYGLRVNRRGREPDGVVGADRYETLRSELIETLRDLTAPNGDPAFTDVVRREAYLWGPHVDEAPDVVAIPNEGVSLSAALGGEVFDSRGGTPCRTPTGYLAVAGPGIDPRTLSDAHLFDVAPTVLAALSLPLSDRMDGAPLPVAPRTGRMSYPQPATDAAIETDGGRR, from the coding sequence GTGAACGCGTCGCTCCGGGCGCTGATCGTCGAGATAGACGGCGCGAGCCCACAGCTCCTCGACCCGATGCTCGACCGTGGCCTCCTCCCCACGCTCTCGTCGCTCGCCGAGACGGGCGCGAGCGGTCCGCTCAGATCACAGGTCCCCCTCCACGGGACGAGCGCGTGGTCCTCGCTTCACACCGGCACGAACCCCGGGAAACACGGCGTCTTCGGACCGTTCGTCTACGAGGGCTACGACTGGGTCCACACGGACGTGAACGCGCCCCGGGAGCCGGCGCTCTGGGAGATCCTCGCTTACCACGGCCTCTCGAGTACCGTGGTGAACGTCCCGTTCGCGACGTCCGGGGAGTCGGTCGCGGCGGTCCCCGCGGCCTGTCCTCCCGCGTCGTCGGTCGACGAAGACCTCTCGGCGGTTCGCGAGGCGATCGGGGAGTACCGACTCTCACCCGAACCCGGTGTCGAGGGTGCCGAGCGGGCGCTGGTCGACCAGCGCCTGGCCGCGTTCTCTCACCTGCTCGACGTGGCTGCGCCCGACGTCGGGATCGTCCGGTTCGAGTCACCTGGACGGGTGAACAGGGGCGACGCGGACCGCGAACAACTCTACCGGGCGATCGACGCGGGACTCGGCGACCTCCTCGAACGGGTCGATGCGGACCTCGTCGTCGTCGCGAGCGCGTACGGTCTGGCCCAGAGCTGTGGTCACGAGCTCCGGGTCAACGAGTTCCTCCACCGGCGGGGCTACCTCGAGAGCGGTCCGTGCCGCGGGAAGCCGGCGACGCCGACCGAGGCGGAGTGTGTCGCCGAACCGATCGGCTCCGGTCCCATCGACCGGGTCATCGGTGGGACCCGCCGCGTCCTGCCGCGGGCGCTGCTCGGGAGGGGATCGCGTTCGGTCGACCTCGCGGGCTCGACGGCCTATCTCCGCTCGCCGGTCGAGTACGGTCTCCGGGTGAACCGTCGCGGCCGCGAGCCCGACGGCGTCGTCGGAGCAGACCGGTACGAGACGCTGCGGAGCGAACTGATCGAGACGCTCAGGGACCTGACGGCGCCGAACGGCGACCCGGCGTTCACGGACGTCGTCAGACGGGAGGCGTACCTCTGGGGCCCGCACGTCGACGAGGCGCCCGACGTCGTCGCGATCCCGAACGAGGGCGTCTCGCTCTCGGCGGCCCTCGGCGGCGAGGTGTTCGACTCGCGGGGAGGGACGCCGTGTCGGACCCCGACGGGCTACCTCGCCGTGGCCGGCCCCGGCATCGACCCGCGGACGCTCTCCGACGCTCACCTCTTCGACGTCGCTCCGACCGTCCTCGCCGCGCTGTCGCTCCCGCTCTCCGACCGGATGGACGGAGCCCCGCTCCCGGTAGCGCCCCGGACCGGGCGGATGAGCTACCCACAGCCGGCGACCGACGCGGCGATTGAGACCGACGGGGGGCGACGATGA
- a CDS encoding asparagine synthase-related protein — translation MVGICCVLGGDDGTPTEFLARSDRAVTRYSDREVAVYAASHPGIGTAGPYHVGEALVWFVGEAFGFDDDAVGGDLGHVPRPRSVDSAHYCARLYADHGPAFADGLNANGFALVYERDTGRVHLITDRLATLPVYHARADDGSVVFSTDVQELPTHPGVETAFDPDLTREYLAFGRTFGTTTPLNGVESLGPATVTTVDLGTGSTDSRRYWEPRYRPRERPVESVIDELAETLRTVLLERIERGREYGVLLSGGSASRLVLAALDADATAFHVADWMSREARTAERVALRGGHEFRFLRRDGSEGHAFDAGGELTGFDGPATHRPLAGLERHVISEVDVLLSGAFADALFGRGGIPARTVEHDRVGTLALPVERPLDSVQAYVGWLAEGAADEPVGGREAERILASNVGCVDGRIDHHGVAYASLADLRYCGEWWPLANGMGVVPHLSLTRTLPYRTPFLDARLVDLALTVPVQYRLRGDLVARAVERVSPTLAGIPDAESGEPLTRPFPVEYLTRTARHVWRNHLGDETPPRARMSDDPWTDPTPLREVGIVRRAIDGRCHLAREVPGLDTETLRRWEREHDAGRDRTAELTTALTLLSMPVVESVTAAGGDRPRDRPNARWQP, via the coding sequence GTGGTCGGTATCTGCTGCGTGCTCGGCGGCGACGACGGCACCCCGACCGAGTTCCTCGCGCGGAGCGACCGCGCGGTCACCCGCTACAGCGACCGGGAGGTGGCGGTCTACGCGGCCTCCCACCCGGGGATCGGGACGGCGGGTCCGTACCACGTCGGCGAGGCACTGGTCTGGTTCGTCGGCGAGGCGTTCGGCTTCGACGACGACGCCGTCGGGGGCGATCTCGGTCACGTCCCTCGCCCCAGATCCGTCGACAGCGCACACTACTGTGCGCGGCTCTACGCCGACCACGGGCCCGCGTTCGCCGACGGGCTGAACGCCAACGGGTTCGCGCTCGTCTACGAGCGGGACACTGGCCGGGTCCACCTGATCACCGACCGGCTCGCGACGCTCCCCGTCTATCACGCTCGGGCCGACGACGGTTCGGTCGTCTTCTCCACCGACGTCCAGGAGCTCCCCACCCACCCCGGAGTCGAGACCGCGTTCGACCCCGACCTCACCCGGGAGTACCTCGCGTTCGGGAGGACGTTCGGGACCACGACGCCACTGAACGGGGTCGAATCGCTCGGTCCGGCGACGGTGACGACGGTGGATCTCGGCACTGGGAGCACCGACTCTCGGCGGTACTGGGAGCCGCGGTACCGCCCTCGCGAACGGCCCGTCGAGTCGGTGATCGACGAGCTCGCCGAGACCCTGCGAACGGTGCTCCTCGAGCGGATCGAACGCGGTCGGGAGTACGGCGTGTTGCTCTCGGGCGGGAGCGCCTCGCGGCTCGTGCTCGCCGCGCTCGACGCCGACGCGACCGCGTTTCACGTCGCGGACTGGATGAGCCGCGAGGCCCGGACCGCCGAGCGGGTCGCCCTGCGAGGGGGCCACGAGTTCCGATTCCTCCGGCGTGACGGGAGCGAGGGACACGCGTTCGACGCGGGCGGCGAGCTGACGGGGTTCGACGGCCCGGCGACACACCGCCCGCTCGCGGGGCTCGAACGACACGTGATCTCCGAGGTCGACGTGCTGCTCTCGGGCGCCTTCGCCGACGCGCTGTTCGGTCGGGGAGGGATTCCGGCACGAACGGTCGAGCACGATCGGGTCGGCACCCTCGCGCTCCCGGTCGAACGCCCTCTCGACTCGGTCCAGGCGTACGTCGGGTGGCTCGCGGAGGGGGCGGCAGACGAACCGGTCGGCGGCCGCGAGGCGGAGCGGATCCTCGCCTCGAACGTCGGGTGCGTGGACGGACGAATCGACCACCACGGTGTGGCGTACGCCTCGCTCGCCGACCTGCGCTACTGCGGGGAGTGGTGGCCGCTCGCGAACGGGATGGGGGTCGTCCCACACCTGAGCCTGACCCGCACCCTCCCCTACCGAACGCCGTTCCTCGACGCCCGGCTGGTCGACCTCGCGCTGACCGTTCCGGTACAGTACCGGCTGCGAGGCGACCTGGTCGCCCGCGCCGTCGAGCGCGTCTCGCCGACGCTCGCGGGGATCCCCGACGCCGAGAGCGGCGAACCGCTCACCCGACCGTTCCCCGTCGAGTATCTCACACGGACCGCGCGGCACGTCTGGCGGAACCATCTCGGCGACGAGACGCCACCCCGGGCGCGGATGAGCGACGACCCGTGGACCGACCCAACACCCCTCCGGGAGGTCGGTATCGTTCGGCGCGCGATCGACGGTCGTTGCCACCTCGCCCGGGAGGTACCTGGCCTCGATACGGAGACGCTCCGGCGTTGGGAGCGCGAGCACGACGCGGGGAGGGATCGGACGGCGGAACTCACGACGGCGCTCACGCTGCTCTCGATGCCCGTCGTGGAGTCCGTCACTGCTGCTGGAGGCGATCGGCCACGCGATCGGCCGAACGCGAGGTGGCAGCCGTGA
- a CDS encoding DUF7504 family protein, with the protein MVEEWRSTEPDYAETATLVRELDAMKRHGSALLVVGSVPDRIRTHACEAFLGTDVARRRLFVLTEGREPPLSCLPQTHRGGDHTRVVEYHRPARSATAATSTPLLPVPTRTVSCGRLSELGIEISGAIEALDRAACGLSPAELRLCFDSLVPVLASSEEVTVFRFLHLLTHRVRSVDGMAHLHLPIDPDTPVVGRLTPLFDAVVELAETETGPAQRWTLRDRNLETGWLSL; encoded by the coding sequence ATGGTCGAGGAGTGGCGGTCCACCGAACCTGACTACGCGGAGACGGCGACGCTCGTCCGCGAGCTCGATGCGATGAAGCGTCACGGCTCCGCGCTCCTCGTCGTCGGCTCGGTCCCGGACCGGATCAGAACGCACGCGTGCGAGGCGTTCCTCGGGACCGACGTCGCCCGACGCCGGCTGTTCGTCCTCACCGAGGGACGGGAGCCGCCGCTGTCCTGTCTCCCGCAGACACACAGAGGAGGCGATCACACGCGCGTCGTCGAGTACCACCGGCCCGCCCGTAGCGCGACCGCGGCGACCTCCACACCGCTGTTGCCCGTTCCGACGCGGACGGTCTCCTGCGGGCGGCTCTCCGAACTCGGCATCGAGATCTCGGGGGCGATCGAGGCGCTCGACCGGGCCGCCTGCGGGCTCTCGCCCGCGGAGCTCCGGCTCTGCTTCGACTCGCTCGTCCCGGTCCTCGCCTCCTCGGAGGAGGTGACCGTCTTCCGGTTCCTCCACCTGCTGACCCACCGGGTCCGATCGGTCGACGGCATGGCCCACCTCCATCTTCCGATCGACCCCGACACACCCGTCGTCGGCCGGCTCACGCCGCTGTTCGACGCCGTGGTCGAACTCGCGGAGACCGAGACGGGGCCAGCCCAGCGCTGGACGCTGCGCGACAGGAACCTGGAGACCGGCTGGCTCTCGCTCTGA